The sequence TTTTCAGGGTTACGGTGCCGGAGACGATCATAAGATCGCTCTGCCGCGGGCTGGGGCGAAAGACTTCGGACCCGAAGCGTGCGATATCGAAGCGGGCGGTAGAGGAGGCGATCATCTCGATGGCGCAGCAGGCCAGACCGAAGGTCATGGGCCAGAGCGCAGATTTGCGCGCCCAGTTGAAGACGTAGTCAACCGTGGTGATCAGAAAGTTCTTTTCGAACTTGTTCTGCAACCAGGACATTTATTCCCCCATGGACCTGAGCCTCGAAGCTATTCATCCTATACGAACCGGGATAGGATAACGGCGGCAGGCCGAACGGCAATCATGTGACTACGGTCACAAAGAACTCGGATGCCGCGATTGAGGCCAGTCTAGGCCGGGCGAGGCGGGGGCGTCAATTGCGGGTGGGTGGCAGATGCGGCCAAAAGCAACTACCCCACACTAGCCAAAAGACGGCTAGAGTAGGGCACCCTCAGGGTTCGTTGCTATGCACATTGATATTCGTCAGGGTGACCTCACCGAGCAGCCTGATCTGGACGCGATCGTGAACGCTGCGAACACTGACCTCGCGCTGGGGTCAGGTGTGGCGGGAGCGATCCGCAGGAAGGGCGGCAATGAGATCGATGAAGAAGCGCAGGCACAAGGGCCGATTGCGCTAGGTGAGGCGGTTGTCACCGTCGGCGGACAGTTGCCGAACAAATTCGTGATTCATGCTGCGGCAATGGGTTATCGGCCAGAAGATCATCGCGTGCCCAAGCGGCCGGGATCACTTTCCAGCGCTCCCATCATTCGTAACGCAACACTCAACAGCCTGCGCCTCGCAGAAGAGAAGAAGCTCGC comes from Terriglobales bacterium and encodes:
- a CDS encoding macro domain-containing protein, with amino-acid sequence MHIDIRQGDLTEQPDLDAIVNAANTDLALGSGVAGAIRRKGGNEIDEEAQAQGPIALGEAVVTVGGQLPNKFVIHAAAMGYRPEDHRVPKRPGSLSSAPIIRNATLNSLRLAEEKKLASIGFPALATGVAGFPVDECAEVMLGAVREYAIEHPASGVKLVAFVLFGKSDYDTFRQVFNRQPELP